The following are from one region of the Pectobacterium actinidiae genome:
- the mmuP gene encoding S-methylmethionine permease, translating into MEQHASGTEGQFKRTMKARHLVMLSLGGVIGTGLFFNTGYIISTTGAAGTLLAYLIGALVVYLVMLSLGELSVAMPETGAFHVYASRYLSPATGYTVAWLYWLTWTVALGSSLTAAGFCMQYWFPQVPVWTWCLLFCVLIYLLNIVSSRFFAEGEFWFSIVKVVTILAFIVLGAGAMFGFIPMQDGSPAPFFQNMTASGWFPHGGLPILMTMVAVNFAFSGTELIGIAAGETENPQKVVPMAIRTTVARLVIFFLGTVLVLAAIIPMEEAGIAKSPFVLVFEKIGIPYAADIFNFVILTAILSAANSGLYASGRMLWSLSNEGTLPRRFSRLTRRGIPLFAISISMLGGLLALFSSVVAPDTVYVALSAISGFAVVAVWLSICASHYMFRRHHVRAGKPLSELQYRAPWFPITPILGFLLCLLACVGLAFDPSQRIALWCGIPFVALCYGAYYFTQSMKKRRLTGVEDIA; encoded by the coding sequence ATGGAACAACACGCATCAGGCACGGAAGGGCAGTTTAAGCGCACCATGAAAGCTCGCCACTTGGTGATGCTTTCTCTCGGTGGGGTCATCGGTACCGGCCTGTTTTTCAATACGGGCTACATTATTTCGACGACGGGTGCGGCCGGAACGCTCTTGGCGTATCTGATCGGCGCGCTGGTGGTGTATCTGGTGATGTTGAGTCTGGGCGAGCTGTCCGTTGCCATGCCGGAAACTGGCGCGTTCCATGTGTATGCTTCCCGCTATCTCAGTCCGGCAACGGGCTATACCGTAGCGTGGCTATATTGGCTGACGTGGACGGTTGCGTTGGGCTCTAGCCTGACCGCTGCCGGTTTTTGCATGCAGTATTGGTTCCCGCAGGTGCCGGTCTGGACCTGGTGTTTGCTGTTTTGTGTGCTGATCTATCTGCTGAATATTGTGTCATCCCGCTTCTTTGCCGAAGGGGAGTTCTGGTTCTCTATTGTTAAAGTCGTCACGATTCTTGCCTTTATTGTGCTCGGTGCTGGCGCGATGTTTGGCTTTATTCCGATGCAGGACGGTTCACCTGCGCCGTTCTTCCAGAACATGACTGCGTCTGGCTGGTTTCCACACGGCGGCCTGCCGATTCTGATGACGATGGTGGCGGTGAACTTCGCCTTCTCCGGTACGGAGCTAATCGGCATCGCGGCTGGCGAAACCGAGAATCCGCAGAAGGTGGTGCCAATGGCGATTCGTACTACCGTCGCGCGGCTGGTGATCTTCTTTCTGGGGACGGTGCTTGTACTGGCGGCGATCATCCCGATGGAAGAAGCGGGTATTGCCAAAAGCCCGTTTGTACTGGTGTTTGAAAAGATTGGTATTCCTTACGCTGCCGACATTTTTAATTTCGTGATTTTGACGGCGATCCTGTCGGCGGCTAACTCAGGGCTGTATGCCTCGGGGCGTATGCTGTGGTCGTTGTCTAACGAAGGCACACTACCGCGCCGTTTTTCTCGCCTGACGCGTCGTGGCATTCCGCTCTTTGCCATTTCTATCAGTATGCTGGGCGGGCTGTTGGCGCTGTTCTCCAGCGTGGTTGCACCGGATACCGTTTACGTGGCGCTGTCCGCAATTTCCGGCTTTGCTGTCGTGGCGGTGTGGCTGAGCATCTGCGCATCGCACTATATGTTCCGCCGTCACCATGTCCGCGCGGGAAAACCGCTTTCCGAGCTGCAATATCGTGCCCCTTGGTTCCCGATCACGCCAATTCTTGGCTTCTTGCTGTGCCTGCTGGCCTGCGTCGGGCTGGCGTTTGACCCAAGCCAGCGAATTGCGCTGTGGTGTGGAATTCCGTTTGTCGCGCTGTGCTACGGTGCTTATTATTTCACGCAGTCAATGAAGAAACGTCGATTAACGGGAGTAGAAGACATTGCGTAA
- the dusC gene encoding tRNA dihydrouridine(16) synthase DusC: MRVLLAPMEGVLDSLVRELLTEVNDYDLCITEFLRVVDQCLPVKSFYRLCPELHHASRTPSGTLVRVQLLGQYPQWLAENAARAVELGSYGVDLNCGCPSKLVNGSGGGATLLKDPELIYQGAKAMREAVPAHLPVTVKIRLGWDSGARQFEIADAVQQAGASELAVHGRTKEDGYKAECINWQAIGEIRQRLRIPVIANGEIWDWQSAQDCMATTGCDSVMIGRGALNVPNLSRVIKYNEPRMPWPEVMLLLQKYVRLEKQGDTGMYHVARIKQWLGYLRKEYDDATELFSEIRTLKTSADIARVIGEP, from the coding sequence ATGCGTGTTCTGCTTGCCCCGATGGAAGGGGTTCTCGACTCATTAGTGCGAGAACTGCTGACTGAAGTAAATGATTATGACCTGTGCATCACTGAATTTTTACGCGTGGTGGATCAGTGCCTGCCGGTTAAATCCTTTTATCGCCTTTGCCCGGAATTGCACCATGCCAGCCGCACGCCGTCCGGTACGCTGGTGCGTGTTCAGCTACTGGGGCAATATCCACAGTGGCTGGCGGAAAATGCGGCGCGGGCGGTCGAGCTGGGCTCGTATGGTGTCGATCTCAACTGTGGTTGCCCGTCTAAACTGGTGAACGGGAGCGGGGGCGGGGCAACGCTGTTAAAAGATCCTGAGCTGATTTATCAAGGCGCAAAAGCGATGCGTGAGGCGGTGCCTGCGCATTTGCCGGTCACGGTGAAAATCCGGCTGGGCTGGGATTCTGGCGCTCGCCAGTTTGAAATAGCCGACGCGGTGCAGCAGGCGGGCGCAAGCGAACTGGCCGTGCATGGCCGCACGAAGGAAGACGGTTACAAGGCGGAATGCATCAACTGGCAGGCGATAGGAGAAATCCGCCAGCGTCTGCGGATTCCGGTGATCGCCAATGGCGAAATCTGGGACTGGCAAAGCGCACAGGACTGTATGGCGACAACGGGCTGTGACTCGGTGATGATAGGGCGGGGCGCGCTGAACGTGCCGAATCTTAGCCGCGTGATTAAGTATAACGAACCGCGTATGCCGTGGCCGGAAGTCATGCTGCTGCTACAAAAATATGTGCGGCTGGAAAAGCAGGGCGACACGGGGATGTATCACGTCGCACGCATCAAACAGTGGCTCGGCTATTTGCGTAAAGAATACGACGATGCCACTGAATTATTCAGCGAGATCCGCACGTTGAAGACCTCGGCGGACATCGCACGTGTGATTGGTGAGCCATAA
- the cyaB gene encoding class IV adenylate cyclase produces the protein MVEHFTGKYEVELKFRIDDIAVFRNTLFSLHPEAFVFENKEHDVYYDDAENRLQQQHIKMLVRRMEPSGIKLWIVKGPGADRCEAVNVEAFEKTDSMLQTLGYKPLFEIHKIRSIYFLNSFHITLDYIESLGYFVEISVMTDDETQLKALRDRCIECALRLQLSLDHIETKSYYQLLGFN, from the coding sequence ATGGTTGAACATTTCACAGGGAAATATGAAGTAGAGCTTAAATTTCGCATCGACGATATAGCTGTTTTCAGGAATACGCTTTTTAGCCTTCATCCCGAGGCTTTCGTCTTTGAAAATAAAGAACATGATGTTTATTACGATGATGCAGAGAATCGCCTGCAACAGCAGCATATCAAAATGCTGGTACGCCGCATGGAACCATCGGGGATAAAACTCTGGATTGTTAAAGGGCCGGGAGCCGATCGCTGCGAAGCGGTTAACGTCGAAGCCTTTGAAAAAACCGACAGCATGCTACAAACGTTAGGGTATAAGCCCCTTTTTGAAATTCATAAAATCCGCAGCATCTACTTTTTAAATTCCTTCCATATTACGCTCGATTATATTGAATCCCTTGGTTATTTCGTGGAAATATCAGTGATGACCGATGATGAAACTCAGTTGAAAGCACTCAGAGATCGGTGTATAGAATGTGCGCTACGGCTTCAATTGTCATTGGATCATATTGAGACGAAATCTTATTATCAATTATTAGGTTTTAATTAA
- the mmuM gene encoding homocysteine S-methyltransferase — MRKNTVTEMLATASTIVLDGALATELETRGCDLTDPLWSAKVLVENPALIYQVHLDYFNAGAQCAITASYQATPQGFAARGYSEVESLALIAKSVQLAAQAREDYRRDNPQAGTLLVAGSVGPYGAYLADGSEYRGDYQLPQAEMMAFHRPRIAALHEAGADLLACETLPSFAEIEALIALLAEFPQAQAWFSFTLRDSEHLSDGTPLRTVLARVNACSQVVAVGINCIALENVTPALTHLSSLTDLPLVVYPNSGEQYDAVTKTWSSAHNDVCSLTAYLPEWQDAGARLIGGCCRTTPADIAGIARCCQHESQH; from the coding sequence TTGCGTAAAAATACGGTTACCGAAATGCTGGCGACGGCCTCAACGATTGTGCTGGACGGTGCGTTGGCAACCGAACTGGAAACGCGCGGCTGTGACTTAACGGATCCGCTGTGGTCGGCGAAAGTGCTGGTTGAAAATCCGGCGCTGATTTATCAGGTTCATCTCGACTATTTCAACGCCGGGGCGCAGTGTGCGATTACGGCCAGCTATCAGGCGACGCCGCAAGGGTTTGCGGCGCGCGGGTATAGCGAAGTGGAATCACTGGCGCTGATTGCCAAGAGCGTACAACTGGCTGCGCAGGCGCGGGAGGATTACCGGCGCGATAATCCGCAGGCTGGCACGCTGCTGGTCGCGGGGTCGGTGGGGCCGTACGGTGCCTATCTGGCGGATGGTTCGGAGTATCGCGGTGATTATCAACTGCCGCAGGCTGAGATGATGGCGTTTCATCGTCCTCGTATTGCCGCGCTGCATGAGGCGGGAGCCGATCTACTGGCCTGTGAGACGCTGCCGTCTTTTGCCGAGATAGAGGCGCTGATTGCGCTACTGGCCGAGTTCCCTCAGGCGCAGGCCTGGTTCTCCTTTACGCTGCGTGATAGCGAGCATCTCAGCGACGGCACGCCATTGCGCACGGTGCTGGCGCGGGTCAACGCCTGTTCGCAGGTGGTCGCTGTGGGGATCAACTGCATCGCGCTGGAAAATGTCACGCCTGCGCTGACGCATCTGTCCTCGCTGACAGATTTGCCGTTGGTGGTTTATCCCAATTCCGGCGAGCAGTATGATGCGGTAACGAAAACCTGGAGCAGCGCTCACAATGACGTCTGCTCGTTGACCGCGTATTTGCCCGAGTGGCAGGACGCAGGCGCACGCCTGATTGGCGGCTGTTGCCGAACCACGCCTGCGGATATCGCTGGTATTGCACGCTGCTGCCAACACGAGAGCCAGCACTAA
- a CDS encoding FMN-binding protein: protein MKKSISAVMVTLVMAFSLSVHGSDVAHYKDGTYIGKAQGKAAEVEVTVSIKDGKIANAEVLKHGDTEAMMLSATDQIVPDLIEKQDINKVDAVTGATLSSQGVINAVKQALEQAKITP, encoded by the coding sequence ATGAAAAAATCTATTTCGGCGGTGATGGTCACGTTAGTGATGGCTTTTTCTCTGTCCGTTCATGGCAGCGATGTGGCGCACTATAAAGACGGCACCTACATCGGTAAAGCGCAGGGTAAGGCCGCAGAGGTTGAGGTCACGGTTAGCATTAAAGACGGGAAGATCGCCAATGCTGAAGTGCTGAAGCATGGCGATACCGAAGCGATGATGCTGAGTGCGACGGATCAAATCGTGCCGGATCTTATTGAGAAGCAGGATATCAACAAGGTGGATGCGGTAACGGGCGCAACGTTATCGAGTCAGGGGGTGATTAACGCGGTGAAACAGGCGTTGGAACAGGCCAAAATCACCCCGTAG